In one Trichosurus vulpecula isolate mTriVul1 chromosome 8, mTriVul1.pri, whole genome shotgun sequence genomic region, the following are encoded:
- the RIOX1 gene encoding ribosomal oxygenase 1, whose amino-acid sequence MDGTRVSALAVYRLQERAGIIQKEKPRRLQKPRKGHLLSLSKPIKKKQKAKKKVSPVKGCSQVGLEVPEPLSKKDNDLKLEGEPEGGAPQSSPPAAEVETRSRGPGEQKAQNETPEPERVLPLTARAGEQREVQPPPAPAAVEKRSGASGNQKSKRQTAEPEGAQPRTPTAAVGEEREAGLSPVVEQQSGVPRKQKVKKKRALPSTAPGGEEGKAEQFSGAVEKLSEGPRKKKVKTEPAEPERALPPPGGGEEERVVEQSPGAVEKPSEGPRKKKGKRQAAESERAGEQSPGAVEKLSQVPRKKKVKKQGAEPDRVLSPTARVSEGREVEPSHGAAKKQNIKRRAAEPASAPSPTPTPTVAVEKSSTGQKFKKVKREKAEPKRNVAGEKRKAEEGAKVELVEGHNSCGAGSGAPSLQQVLQELGQIPHSKRRAARLLEWLIAPLPVDHFFSWMWEKEAVLVRRANPDYYRGLFSTAELDAVLRAEDVQFGLHLDAARYRNGQRETLNPPGRALPATAWSLYRDGCSLRLLCPQAFSAVVWQVLSVLQEHFGSMVGANAYLTPPGSQGFAPHYDDIEAFVLQLEGRKLWRVYKPREQAEELPQFSSPNFGPQGLGKPVLQEVLEPGDLLYFPRGFIHQAVCEPGVHSLHLTLSTFQRNSWGDLLEPLLPAALQAAMEEDVEFRRGLPRDYLDYMGVQHSESGDPRRGPFLEKVQRLLARLAQYAPVDAVADQRAKGFLHDCLPPVLSEKERSLSVHGLPARWEAGEAWDVGAKITAETQVRLLRHGLTRLVSEDDSVLLYYTVENSRVYHQGEPKYLEIDSQYTDGIEYLFSSYPGFVQVGDLPCDNRQDQISLVTMLFEKGLLITKKPLTP is encoded by the coding sequence ATGGACGGTACACGTGTGTCTGCTTTAGCCGTCTACCGCTTGCAAGAGCGAGCCGGCATTATACAGAAAGAGAAACCCCGGCGACTGCAGAAGCCGAGAAAAGGACACCTCCTGTCTCTGTCCAAACCCATTAAAAAGAAgcagaaggcaaagaaaaaggTGAGCCCGGTTAAGGGATGCTCCCAGGTAGGGCTAGAGGTGCCTGAGCCGCTGTCAAAAAAAGATAATGACCTGAAACTGGAAGGGGAGCCCGAGGGAGGAGCTCCGCAGTCCAGTCCGCCCGCAGCCGAAGTAGAGACACGGAGCAGGGGCCCGGGGGAGCAGAAAGCCCAGAACGAGACCCCAGAGCCCGAAAGGGTCCTGCCCCTGACGGCTCGGGCAGGAGAGCAGAGAGAGGTGCAACCGCCTCCTGCACCTGCGGCAGTAGAGAAGCGGAGCGGGGCCTCTGGGAATCAGAAAAGCAAGAGACAGACGGCGGAGCCCGAAGGAGCCCAGCCTCGGACCCCGACGGCTGCGGTcggagaggagagggaggcggGGCTATCTCCTGTAGTAGAGCAACAGAGCGGGGTCCCCAGGAAGCAGAAAGTCAAGAAGAAAAGGGCTTTGCCCTCCACGGCCccgggaggagaggaggggaaggcgGAACAGTTTTCTGGGGCAGTAGAAAAACTGAGCGAGGGTCCGAGGAAGAAGAAAGTCAAGACAGAGCCTGCAGAGCCCGAACGGGCCCTGCCCCCGCCGGgcgggggagaagaggagagggtggtGGAGCAGTCTCCCGGGGCAGTAGAAAAACCGAGCGAGGGTCCgaggaagaagaaaggcaagagacaggCGGCAGAGTCCGAAAGGGCGGGGGAACAGTCTCCTGGGGCTGTAGAAAAACTGAGCCAGGTTCCGAGGAAGAAGAAGGTCAAGAAACAGGGAGCAGAGCCCGACCGGGTTCTATCCCCCACGGCGCGCGTGtcagaggggagggaagtggaACCGTCTCATGGGGCAGCAAAGAAGCAGAACATTAAGAGACGGGCGGCGGAACCCGCAAGcgccccatcccccacccccaccccgactGTTGCGGTAGAAAAATCGAGCACGGGCCAAAAGTTTAAGAAAGTTAAGAGAGAGAAGGCGGAGCCCAAGAGGAATGTGgcgggagagaagaggaaggcgGAAGAGGGGGCGAAGGTAGAGCTGGTGGAGGGGCACAACAGCTGCGGAGCGGGCTCCGGGGCACCCTCCCTGCAGCAGGTTCTCCAGGAGCTGGGCCAGATTCCGCACAGCAAACGTCGCGCCGCGCGGCTCCTCGAGTGGCTGATCGCGCCGCTGCCCGTAGACCATTTCTTCAGCTGGATGTGGGAGAAGGAGGCGGTGCTGGTGCGGCGAGCCAACCCTGACTACTACCGGGGCCTCTTCTCCACGGCCGAACTGGACGCGGTGCTGCGTGCGGAGGACGTGCAGTTCGGGCTGCACCTGGACGCCGCGCGCTACCGGAACGGCCAGCGCGAGACCTTGAACCCGCCGGGCCGGGCGCTCCCGGCCACCGCCTGGTCTCTGTACCGGGACGGCTGCTCCCTGCGCCTCTTGTGCCCCCAGGCCTTCTCTGCAGTCGTGTGGCAGGTGCTGTCGGTGCTCCAGGAGCATTTCGGCAGCATGGTGGGCGCCAACGCCTACCTCACCCCCCCGGGCTCTCAGGGCTTTGCCCCTCACTACGACGACATCGAAGCCTTCGTCCTGCAGCTGGAGGGGAGGAAGCTCTGGCGCGTCTACAAGCCCCGGGAGCAGGCGGAAGAGCTACCCCAGTTTTCCAGCCCTAACTTTGGACCCCAGGGCTTGGGAAAACCCGTGCTGCAAGAGGTGTTGGAGCCCGGGGATCTGCTCTATTTCCCCCGGGGCTTTATCCACCAGGCTGTGTGTGAGCCTGGGGTGCATTCCCTGCACCTCACTCTGTCTACCTTCCAGCGCAATTCTTGGGGGGACCTGCTGGAACCTCTGCTGCCAGCGGCTTTGCAAGCTGCGATGGAGGAGGACGTGGAATTCCGCAGGGGTCTGCCCAGGGACTACCTAGATTACATGGGGGTTCAGCATTCAGAATCTGGGGACCCTCGGCGAGGGCCATTCCTGGAGAAGGTGCAGCGATTGCTTGCCCGCCTGGCACAGTATGCACCAGTGGATGCTGTGGCCGACCAGAGGGCCAAGGGCTTCCTCCACGACTGCCTGCCTCCGGTGCTGTCAGAGAAGGAGCGGTCACTGAGTGTGCATGGGCTGCCTGCCCGGTGGGAGGCTGGGGAGGCTTGGGATGTGGGTGCAAAAATTACCGCTGAGACCCAGGTCCGCCTGCTTCGCCACGGTTTGACTCGGTTAGTGAGCGAGGATGACAGCGTCCTGTTGTATTACACCGTGGAAAATTCTCGAGTCTATCATCAGGGGGAGCCCAAGTACCTGGAGATTGACTCCCAGTACACTGATGGCATCGAGTACTTGTTCAGTTCCTACCCAGGTTTTGTGCAGGTGGGAGACCTGCCTTGTGATAATAGGCAGGACCAGATTTCTTTAGTGACCATGTTATTTGAAAAGGGACTGCTGATCACCAAGAAGCCTCTGACCCCGTAG